The Archangium primigenium genomic interval AGGTCCACGTACACCCGGTCGTTCTCGACGTAGATGTCGATGTAGTCGTCCGGGTTGAAGGGGGGCCGGCCCACGCACGTGAGCAGGTCCAGGTCCGCCAGCAGGTGCTCGCGGCTGACGTTGAGGGCCCGGGCGAGCTCCTCCACGGTGATGCCCTGGCGCGAGGACACGTAGGGCACGAGGAAGAGCAGCCGGCGCAGACGCTCGTGGACACTCATGCCGCCACCTCCGAGCGGGGTGCGTGCTTCTGGAGGATGCGCGTCGCCATGTCCTTCATGCCCTGCCGGCCCTCCTCGGGACCCTCCACGTGGCACTCCGGCCCGAGCTGCATGCAGAAGCGCAGGAGCCCATCCAGGAACGTCACGCCCAGGGTCACGAGCATGCCCCCGCCCTCCGCGGCCGGCGTCACCTGGGCCCCGGGAAACAGCGTGGCGGCGCGCCCGGCCAGCTCCCCGGTGAGCCGCAGCCGCGCCTCGAGCCGGGGGTGGAAGCGGTGCTGCCAGGGGTAGCTGGCCACGTAGTCGTCCGAGGAGAAGCCCGCGGGGACATCGAAGTCCGGCGTGCGCGGCCGGGCCGTGTTCGGCTTGAGGCTGTGGATGCGGTGCACGTGGAAGGTGCGCACCCCCTGGCGCAGGTGGCAGTAGCCCACGAGCGTCCAGATGCCCCGGCGCAGCGCGAGCCCGTACGGGTCCACCCGGCGCTCGGTGAGGTCGGGGCGCTTGGGCGAGCGGTAGGACATCTGCACCCACTTGCGCGTGGCGCACGCGCCCCAGAGCTGCTCCAGGTGCGCGGCGAGCCGGGGGCCGTCCTGCTCCGCGCCCAGCTCCATGCGCACGCCGGGGGTGGGCAGCGCGTCTCCGGCGAAGAAGCCAATCTTGCGCAGGGCGTGCGACAGGTCGTCCCGGCCCGGGAAGGCCCCGGAGGTGAGCGCGGCGCTGCCCGCGGCGTAGAGCACCGCCAGTTCCTCCTTCGTCAGGTCCACCTCGGGCAGGTAGTAGGCGTCGCGGTTGACGACATAGCCGTCGCGCCGCTCGTCATCGCCCTGGATGTAGGTGAGCGGAAAGCCCAGCTCCAGGAGCTCGGCTTTGTCGCGCTCGAACTTGCGCTCGGCGGCATCGTCGGAGATGCCCCGGTAGTCCTCGGGGAAGTGCTCGCGCAGCTCCGCCCAGGAAATGGGTTCCCGAGCGTCCAGGAACAGCGCCACGAGATCAAGGAGACGTTCGGTCCGGTCCATGGGCAAGTCTTCGACAATGCGCAAAAGCGATGCGTGGGGTCAAGGCGAGGAACCAGGAACAACACGGGACGGCATGTGGGGCTTTCCCACCCATCGGGATCTACCCGCGAGACGAGCGCTTGGACAACTTTTTACTGAACGGGCAGGCAGGTATGTCGAGGAAGGAGCGGTGGCGACCCGGGTAGCCGGGGAGCCGAGCGCGGTGGGGAGTCTCGCGAACGGCGGCCAACTGGGATATTCCTAGCAATCGACACCGTCGGGGCCGGAGTGGGGCGGGCTTGTCCGCTCACGAACCGGCCCGGCAGGCGGCCTGTTCACTCGGAGAGGGAACCACATGATGCGCGCCACGCTCCTCAAGAAGCTGTGCCTGGGATTGGCGCTGGTGGGGTGGGCCTGCATCTGGACCGTGCCGAGGCAGGCCGAGG includes:
- a CDS encoding helix-turn-helix transcriptional regulator, which encodes MDRTERLLDLVALFLDAREPISWAELREHFPEDYRGISDDAAERKFERDKAELLELGFPLTYIQGDDERRDGYVVNRDAYYLPEVDLTKEELAVLYAAGSAALTSGAFPGRDDLSHALRKIGFFAGDALPTPGVRMELGAEQDGPRLAAHLEQLWGACATRKWVQMSYRSPKRPDLTERRVDPYGLALRRGIWTLVGYCHLRQGVRTFHVHRIHSLKPNTARPRTPDFDVPAGFSSDDYVASYPWQHRFHPRLEARLRLTGELAGRAATLFPGAQVTPAAEGGGMLVTLGVTFLDGLLRFCMQLGPECHVEGPEEGRQGMKDMATRILQKHAPRSEVAA